The following are encoded together in the Paludisphaera mucosa genome:
- a CDS encoding HTTM domain-containing protein codes for MNPLHAWNRFWFAPISARPLGVFRILFGLFVLGHLALISVDLDYWYTDAGLLRGDEAAVTAGPLRPTPLAYFQDPTSVRVALAITIGVAVAFTLGWRTRVAGVLLYLAQMSFYNRNLLTNCGPDQVMMITTFYMMLAPCGAAFSLDARRAAARRGTLAEPLIYPWAQRLMQLQLCLIYFVTGFLKCNGRAWLGGTAVHYVLFNHEVGQFNLEWVAGYPLVVNFMTFAALAVEFALVFLLWFRPTRRWVALLGVALHVGIWPMVNVPLFGEQMTALYLLFLDPDELAALGSFFRPSRWLGGRSRAAASDRAGASPRGWRQLELAFAPAAGNS; via the coding sequence ATGAACCCGCTGCACGCCTGGAACCGCTTCTGGTTCGCCCCGATCTCGGCCCGGCCGCTGGGGGTCTTCCGGATCCTGTTCGGCCTGTTCGTCCTGGGCCACCTGGCCCTGATCTCGGTCGACCTCGACTACTGGTACACCGACGCCGGCCTGCTCCGGGGCGACGAGGCGGCCGTCACCGCCGGCCCGCTGCGGCCCACGCCGCTCGCCTATTTCCAGGACCCGACGTCGGTCCGCGTCGCGCTGGCGATCACGATCGGGGTCGCCGTCGCGTTCACGCTGGGCTGGCGCACGCGGGTCGCGGGCGTCTTGCTGTACCTGGCCCAGATGTCCTTCTACAACCGCAACCTGCTGACGAACTGCGGGCCCGACCAGGTGATGATGATCACCACCTTCTACATGATGCTCGCCCCCTGCGGCGCGGCCTTCTCGCTCGACGCCCGCCGCGCGGCGGCCCGCCGCGGGACGCTCGCGGAGCCGCTGATCTACCCGTGGGCGCAGCGGCTGATGCAGCTCCAGCTCTGCCTGATCTACTTCGTCACCGGCTTCCTGAAGTGCAACGGCCGGGCCTGGCTGGGCGGCACGGCCGTGCATTACGTGCTCTTCAACCACGAGGTCGGCCAGTTCAACCTGGAATGGGTGGCGGGCTACCCGCTGGTCGTGAACTTCATGACCTTCGCCGCCCTGGCCGTCGAGTTCGCGCTGGTGTTCCTGCTCTGGTTCCGCCCCACGCGGCGGTGGGTCGCGCTTTTGGGCGTCGCGCTGCACGTCGGGATCTGGCCGATGGTGAACGTCCCCCTGTTCGGCGAGCAGATGACCGCGCTCTACCTGCTGTTCCTCGACCCCGACGAGCTGGCCGCGCTCGGGTCCTTCTTCCGCCCCTCGCGCTGGCTCGGCGGCCGCAGCCGGGCCGCCGCCTCCGACCGCGCCGGCGCCTCGCCGCGGGGCTGGCGTCAGCTCGAATTGGCCTTCGCGCCGGCCGCCGGGAACTCCTGA
- a CDS encoding nucleoside deaminase → MAAYGRHEVERRAWATSAEIRDRFPESRAREFLLRAVANARRAGIEERTGFPFGAVIVDRDGAVVADGRNHVFANFDPTAHAEVQAIRAACAALKVVELKGCILYSSSEPCPMCLAAAYWAGVDGVVFGASAADAAEINGFDDAFLYGQLAEPASARRLPTIGLSRDEAVAVLKAYDEQAREES, encoded by the coding sequence ATGGCCGCTTACGGCAGGCACGAAGTCGAGCGCAGGGCGTGGGCGACGTCGGCGGAGATCCGCGATCGGTTCCCCGAGTCGCGGGCGCGGGAGTTCCTGCTGCGGGCGGTCGCGAACGCCCGCAGGGCGGGGATCGAGGAGCGGACGGGCTTCCCGTTCGGCGCGGTGATCGTGGACCGTGACGGGGCCGTCGTGGCCGACGGCCGGAATCACGTCTTCGCGAACTTCGACCCGACGGCGCACGCCGAGGTGCAGGCGATCCGCGCCGCGTGCGCGGCGCTCAAAGTCGTCGAACTGAAGGGCTGCATCCTCTATTCGTCGTCGGAGCCCTGCCCGATGTGCCTGGCCGCGGCCTACTGGGCGGGGGTCGACGGCGTCGTCTTCGGCGCGAGCGCGGCCGACGCCGCGGAGATCAACGGCTTCGACGACGCCTTCCTGTACGGGCAGCTCGCCGAGCCGGCCTCGGCCCGCCGGCTGCCGACGATCGGCCTGTCGCGCGACGAGGCCGTCGCGGTCCTGAAGGCGTACGACGAACAGGCCCGCGAGGAGTCCTGA
- a CDS encoding YezD family protein has protein sequence MGDRVLSNGNGDRAKPPAPASELELEQVRAAVRGIRYGEVRVIIQDGLIVQIERLEKQRFR, from the coding sequence ATGGGCGACCGCGTACTCTCGAACGGGAACGGCGATCGAGCGAAGCCGCCCGCCCCGGCGAGCGAGCTGGAGCTGGAGCAGGTCCGTGCGGCCGTGCGCGGCATCCGCTACGGCGAGGTCCGCGTGATCATCCAGGACGGCCTGATCGTGCAGATCGAGCGGCTGGAGAAGCAGCGCTTCCGCTGA
- a CDS encoding DUF1559 family PulG-like putative transporter — protein sequence MLLSERQGGLVRAASTRPARRGFTLIELLVVIAIIAVLIALLLPAVQSAREAARRISCTNNLKQVGLGLLNYESANGSFPPGALAYFLNGNIYSPTFYNNHGPSVHARILNYVEQAPLHNALNFAVSIFNAPDEDAMNLTVSRTVLTTYLCPSSTAPSWNFQGTSGPLLTVKAPGNSYFASTGSSLEFAGQQSGGPPNGPFQYVGTKGKVTTISGVSDGLSNTIAFGEWKIGTGTPAQKSIQDVVFVGTFPAGTRRNDGTLNMAHPALVNSFQTWLNDCASTWASGGGRQGKTTTLGEAWPLGLCGYTLGNVLLGPNSKYPNCNTNGGGTIMSPGVFGLSSFHPGGANILLLDGSVRFLKDSVSKPTVWALGSVAQGEIVTADSY from the coding sequence ATGCTTCTTTCCGAACGCCAGGGCGGGCTCGTCCGGGCCGCGTCGACTCGCCCCGCGCGGCGGGGCTTCACGCTGATCGAATTGCTGGTGGTGATCGCGATCATCGCGGTCCTGATCGCGCTCTTGCTCCCCGCGGTGCAGTCGGCGCGGGAGGCGGCGCGGCGGATCTCTTGCACGAACAACCTGAAGCAGGTCGGGCTGGGACTGCTCAATTACGAGAGCGCCAACGGATCGTTCCCGCCGGGGGCGCTGGCGTACTTCCTGAACGGCAACATCTATTCGCCGACGTTCTACAACAACCACGGGCCCAGCGTCCACGCCCGGATCCTCAACTACGTCGAGCAGGCCCCGCTGCACAACGCCCTGAACTTCGCCGTCAGCATCTTCAACGCGCCGGACGAGGACGCGATGAACCTGACGGTGAGCCGGACGGTCCTGACGACGTACCTCTGCCCGTCGTCGACGGCGCCGAGCTGGAACTTCCAGGGGACGAGCGGGCCGCTGCTGACGGTCAAGGCGCCGGGCAACAGCTACTTCGCCTCGACGGGCTCCTCGCTGGAGTTCGCCGGCCAGCAGTCGGGCGGGCCTCCGAACGGGCCCTTCCAGTACGTGGGGACCAAGGGCAAGGTCACGACGATCAGCGGCGTGAGCGACGGCCTGAGCAACACCATCGCCTTCGGCGAGTGGAAGATCGGCACCGGGACGCCCGCCCAGAAGTCGATCCAGGACGTGGTCTTCGTCGGCACGTTCCCCGCCGGCACCCGGCGCAACGACGGGACGCTGAACATGGCCCACCCCGCGCTGGTCAACAGCTTCCAGACCTGGCTCAACGACTGCGCGAGCACCTGGGCGAGCGGCGGCGGCCGGCAGGGCAAGACGACCACGCTGGGCGAGGCCTGGCCGCTGGGGCTGTGCGGCTACACGCTGGGCAACGTCCTGCTCGGGCCCAACTCCAAGTACCCCAACTGCAACACCAACGGCGGCGGGACCATCATGAGCCCCGGCGTCTTCGGCCTCAGCTCGTTCCACCCCGGCGGCGCCAACATCCTGCTGCTCGACGGCTCCGTCCGCTTCCTCAAGGACTCGGTCTCCAAGCCGACCGTCTGGGCCCTCGGCTCGGTCGCACAGGGCGAGATCGTCACGGCCGACAGCTATTGA
- a CDS encoding PSD1 and planctomycete cytochrome C domain-containing protein, with the protein MIQRSFLTLAVALAVPVAAAAVGEGADPAAAPDAAKLEFFEKKIRPLLVDNCYNCHSANTKAASGLRVDDRKGLVDGGDRGAAVVPGKPEESLLLQSVGHLDDAPKMPPKKKLGDEQVADLARWVAEGAAWPVAKVAATQITDDAKYARLRAEHWAWQPLKAAAVPEVRDASWPRGDVDRFILAKLEGAGLAPVGDADRTALIRRATFDLTGLPPTPEETSAFVADEAADAFAKVVDRLLASPAFGERWGRHWLDVARYADSTGGSRNVPYPHAWRYRDYVVDAFNRDKPFDRFVREQVAGDLLPAASQAEKDEHAVATGFLAIGQKDVNQRFKVRFVMDNVDEQIDAVSRGILGVTASCARCHDHKFDPIPTKDYYALAGVFRSTDLCAGVRNKMGGGGLDYYDNAMLVVLGEAAAKKDDPALTAKIAAATKAYEEARAEFQKIRGTPEGLKVQANGRPYQFQFRMKMNQRQNELLELTDPAVTGQVALGVRDAKEIADTEVRIRGEAEKLGPVVPRGFLSAVPVKAPEVPSNQSGRLELARWLTDPANPLTSRVFANRAWRHLFGRGIVKTVDNFGLNGDAPSHPELLDHLAAKFVADGWSVKKLVRSLVLTRAYALSSETRDANVQADPANRLVWRHSPRRLTGEEIRDATLAAAGSLDPSRPPASPTKALKVVELPNNSPLARGILDQALASPHRSVYLPLLRGLTPTSLEVFDFAEQGNVTGDRETTTVATQALYFLNDPLVRRQSLRLAERLLARAELDDAGRLDLAYRLALGRSPTAAESDRGRAFLAEYESAAAAQPEPEPEPTPTPAPAPAVAAADGAPKPPAQVIDPDQVIPVDAPVKEEAIRASSPRAAAWAGFCQALIGSAEFRYVR; encoded by the coding sequence ATGATCCAGCGTTCGTTCCTGACCCTCGCCGTCGCGCTCGCGGTCCCCGTCGCGGCGGCGGCCGTCGGCGAGGGGGCCGACCCGGCCGCCGCGCCGGACGCGGCCAAGCTCGAGTTCTTCGAGAAGAAGATCCGTCCCCTGCTGGTCGACAACTGCTACAACTGCCACTCGGCGAACACCAAGGCGGCGAGCGGCCTGCGGGTCGACGACCGCAAGGGGCTGGTCGACGGCGGCGATCGCGGGGCGGCGGTCGTGCCGGGCAAGCCCGAGGAGAGCCTGCTGCTGCAGTCGGTCGGGCACCTCGACGACGCGCCCAAGATGCCGCCCAAGAAGAAGCTGGGCGACGAGCAGGTCGCCGACCTCGCGCGCTGGGTCGCCGAGGGCGCCGCCTGGCCGGTGGCCAAGGTCGCGGCCACCCAGATCACCGACGACGCGAAGTACGCCAGGCTCCGCGCCGAGCACTGGGCCTGGCAGCCGTTGAAGGCGGCCGCCGTCCCCGAGGTCCGCGACGCGTCGTGGCCTCGCGGCGACGTCGACCGTTTCATCCTCGCGAAGCTGGAAGGCGCGGGCCTCGCGCCGGTGGGCGACGCCGACCGCACGGCGCTGATCCGCCGCGCGACGTTCGACCTGACGGGCCTGCCGCCGACGCCCGAGGAGACCTCGGCGTTCGTCGCCGACGAGGCGGCCGACGCGTTCGCGAAGGTCGTCGACCGCCTGCTCGCCTCGCCGGCCTTCGGCGAGCGCTGGGGCCGCCACTGGCTGGACGTCGCCCGCTACGCCGACTCGACCGGGGGGTCGCGGAACGTCCCTTACCCCCACGCCTGGCGGTATCGCGACTACGTCGTCGACGCCTTCAACCGCGACAAGCCGTTCGACCGGTTCGTCCGCGAGCAGGTCGCCGGCGACCTGCTGCCGGCCGCCTCGCAGGCCGAGAAGGACGAGCACGCCGTCGCGACCGGCTTCCTGGCGATCGGCCAGAAGGACGTGAACCAGCGGTTCAAGGTCCGGTTCGTGATGGACAACGTCGACGAGCAGATCGACGCCGTCAGCCGCGGGATCCTCGGCGTCACCGCGAGCTGCGCCCGCTGCCACGACCACAAGTTCGACCCGATCCCGACCAAGGACTACTACGCCCTGGCCGGCGTCTTCCGCAGCACCGACCTCTGCGCCGGGGTCCGCAACAAGATGGGCGGCGGCGGGCTCGACTACTACGACAACGCGATGCTCGTCGTCCTGGGCGAGGCCGCCGCGAAGAAGGACGACCCCGCGCTGACGGCGAAGATCGCCGCGGCGACGAAGGCGTACGAAGAAGCCCGCGCCGAGTTCCAGAAGATCCGCGGCACGCCCGAGGGGCTGAAGGTCCAGGCCAACGGCCGCCCCTATCAGTTCCAGTTCCGCATGAAGATGAACCAGCGCCAGAACGAGCTGCTGGAGCTGACCGACCCGGCGGTCACGGGCCAGGTCGCCCTGGGCGTCCGCGACGCCAAGGAGATCGCCGACACCGAGGTCCGGATCCGCGGCGAGGCCGAGAAGCTCGGCCCGGTCGTCCCCCGCGGGTTCCTGAGCGCCGTGCCCGTGAAGGCCCCGGAGGTCCCCTCGAACCAGAGCGGCCGGCTGGAGCTGGCGCGGTGGCTCACCGACCCCGCGAACCCGCTCACGTCGCGGGTCTTCGCCAACCGCGCGTGGCGGCACCTGTTCGGCCGGGGGATCGTCAAGACGGTCGACAACTTCGGCCTCAACGGCGACGCGCCGTCGCACCCCGAGCTGCTCGACCACCTGGCGGCGAAGTTCGTCGCCGACGGCTGGTCGGTCAAGAAGCTGGTGCGCAGCCTCGTCCTGACGCGGGCCTACGCCCTGTCGTCCGAGACGCGGGACGCGAACGTCCAGGCCGACCCGGCGAACCGCCTGGTCTGGCGGCACTCGCCGCGGCGGCTGACCGGCGAGGAGATCCGCGACGCGACGCTCGCCGCCGCCGGCTCGCTCGACCCGTCGCGGCCCCCGGCGTCGCCGACGAAGGCCCTCAAGGTGGTCGAGCTGCCCAACAACAGCCCGCTCGCCCGGGGGATCCTCGACCAGGCCCTCGCCAGCCCCCACCGCAGCGTGTACCTGCCGCTGCTCCGCGGCCTGACGCCGACCTCGCTGGAGGTCTTCGACTTCGCCGAGCAGGGGAACGTCACGGGCGACCGCGAGACGACCACGGTCGCGACCCAGGCGCTCTACTTCCTGAACGACCCGCTGGTCCGCCGCCAGTCGCTCCGCCTGGCCGAACGCCTGCTCGCCCGCGCCGAGCTGGACGACGCCGGCCGCCTCGACCTGGCCTACCGCCTGGCGCTGGGCCGCTCGCCCACCGCCGCCGAGTCCGACCGCGGCCGGGCCTTCCTCGCCGAGTACGAGTCGGCGGCCGCCGCCCAGCCGGAGCCGGAGCCCGAACCGACCCCGACGCCCGCGCCCGCGCCGGCCGTCGCGGCCGCCGACGGGGCCCCCAAGCCCCCGGCGCAGGTCATCGACCCCGACCAGGTCATCCCCGTCGACGCCCCCGTGAAGGAGGAAGCCATCCGCGCCTCCTCCCCCCGCGCCGCCGCCTGGGCCGGATTCTGCCAGGCCCTGATCGGCTCGGCGGAGTTCCGCTACGTGCGATAG
- a CDS encoding DUF1501 domain-containing protein, with protein sequence MPRFPDLPIVDGLSRRQVLKSAGTGFGLLALAGMLGEGAGRALAADAAAPGPLAPKVPHFPTKAKRIIFLFMNGAMSQMDTFDYKPQLQKDDGKVGPGGGALTASKFKFAQHGETGTWVSELYPNVARHVDKLCFIRGLHTDTPAHPEAVIQLHTGAALASLTRPSLGAWLMYGLGTENQDVPGYVTINPPANFGGAVNYGSAFLPAHFQGTRISDVGYLPNIKAHAASPLQRRQIDLVQAMNRDLGAAPGAPDQLDGVIASYELAFKMQGKVPELLDISKEPPAVLDAYGVKPGPAGSFARQCLMARRLNEAGVRFVEIAQPGWDHHTNLHNGLINNARATDQSTAALLADLERRGLLEETLVLFGSEFGRQPTSQGADGRDHNITGYPMWLAGAGVKKGFSYGATDEYGLNAVEGRMHTNDLHATLLALMGLDHTRLTYRYAGRDFRLTDVAGEVVTDVFA encoded by the coding sequence ATGCCCCGATTCCCCGACCTCCCCATCGTCGACGGCCTCTCGCGTCGGCAGGTCCTCAAGAGCGCCGGGACCGGTTTCGGGCTGCTGGCCCTGGCCGGGATGCTCGGCGAGGGCGCGGGCCGGGCCCTGGCGGCCGACGCGGCGGCCCCCGGGCCGCTCGCGCCCAAGGTCCCGCACTTCCCGACGAAGGCCAAGCGGATCATCTTCCTGTTCATGAACGGGGCGATGTCGCAGATGGACACGTTCGACTACAAGCCCCAGCTCCAGAAGGACGACGGCAAGGTCGGCCCCGGGGGCGGCGCGCTGACGGCGTCCAAGTTCAAGTTCGCTCAGCACGGCGAGACGGGGACGTGGGTCTCCGAGCTGTATCCCAACGTCGCGCGGCACGTCGACAAGCTCTGCTTCATCCGGGGCCTGCACACCGACACCCCCGCGCACCCCGAGGCCGTCATCCAGCTCCACACGGGCGCGGCCCTGGCGTCGCTGACGCGGCCCTCGCTCGGCGCCTGGCTGATGTACGGCCTGGGGACGGAGAACCAGGACGTCCCGGGCTACGTCACGATCAACCCGCCGGCGAACTTCGGCGGCGCGGTGAACTACGGCAGCGCCTTCCTGCCGGCCCACTTCCAGGGGACCCGGATCAGCGACGTCGGCTACCTGCCGAACATCAAGGCCCACGCGGCCTCGCCGCTCCAGCGCCGGCAGATCGACCTGGTGCAGGCGATGAACCGGGACCTCGGCGCCGCGCCGGGCGCGCCCGACCAGCTCGACGGCGTCATCGCCTCGTACGAGCTGGCGTTCAAGATGCAGGGGAAGGTGCCCGAGCTGCTCGACATCTCGAAGGAGCCGCCGGCGGTGCTCGACGCCTACGGCGTGAAGCCGGGCCCGGCCGGCAGCTTCGCCCGCCAGTGCCTCATGGCCCGCCGGCTCAACGAGGCCGGCGTGCGGTTCGTGGAGATCGCCCAGCCGGGCTGGGACCACCACACCAACCTGCACAACGGCCTGATCAACAACGCCAGGGCCACCGACCAGTCCACCGCCGCCCTGCTGGCCGACCTGGAGCGGCGCGGGCTGCTGGAGGAGACGCTCGTCCTCTTCGGCAGCGAGTTCGGCCGCCAGCCGACGAGCCAGGGGGCCGACGGCCGCGACCACAACATCACCGGCTACCCGATGTGGCTGGCCGGCGCGGGGGTCAAAAAAGGCTTCTCCTACGGCGCGACCGACGAGTACGGCCTCAACGCCGTCGAGGGCCGGATGCACACCAACGACCTGCACGCCACGCTGCTGGCCCTGATGGGCCTCGACCACACCCGGCTCACCTACCGCTACGCCGGCCGCGACTTCCGCCTCACCGACGTCGCGGGCGAGGTCGTCACCGACGTCTTCGCCTGA
- a CDS encoding class I SAM-dependent methyltransferase, translating to MQGLEARDRWFYTHYMWAPRVAAAYLERVAPIDMASILDFGCGEGVMASGLATLCREVTGIDIVPTFWRLNEQLDSVFGPGHSVPRVDLRLVEPDEPLPFPDGRFDAAYAWSAFEHVADTPRALREIRRVLRPGGAFFLIITPLYYSAHGNHLWNVVDEPWVHLKLNREQLFRRVQDAVLKAEVDEGRTDVFQGNSAEAYRDSLYGCLDSLNGLTANQLKEHLRVAGFVIDHEETRCNHPSYEPPAELLARYPREDLMIDEIRLVMHV from the coding sequence GTGCAAGGGCTCGAAGCGCGCGACCGGTGGTTCTACACGCATTACATGTGGGCCCCCCGGGTGGCCGCCGCGTATCTGGAGCGGGTGGCCCCCATCGACATGGCGTCGATCCTCGACTTCGGCTGCGGCGAGGGCGTGATGGCCAGCGGGCTGGCGACGCTCTGCCGCGAGGTCACGGGCATCGACATCGTCCCCACGTTCTGGCGCCTGAACGAGCAGCTCGACTCCGTCTTCGGCCCCGGCCATTCGGTCCCGCGGGTCGACCTGCGGCTGGTCGAGCCCGACGAGCCGCTCCCCTTTCCCGACGGCCGCTTCGACGCCGCCTACGCCTGGTCGGCCTTCGAGCACGTCGCCGACACGCCCCGCGCGCTCCGGGAGATTCGCCGCGTCCTGCGGCCGGGCGGGGCCTTCTTCCTGATCATCACCCCGCTCTACTACTCGGCCCACGGCAACCACCTGTGGAACGTCGTCGACGAGCCCTGGGTGCACCTGAAGCTCAACCGCGAGCAGCTCTTCCGGCGCGTGCAGGACGCCGTGCTGAAGGCCGAGGTCGACGAGGGGCGGACCGACGTCTTCCAGGGGAATTCGGCCGAGGCCTACCGCGACAGCCTCTACGGCTGCCTCGACAGCCTCAACGGCCTCACGGCCAACCAGCTGAAGGAGCACCTCCGGGTCGCCGGCTTCGTGATCGACCACGAGGAGACCCGGTGCAACCACCCCTCCTACGAGCCCCCCGCCGAGCTCCTGGCGCGCTACCCGCGCGAAGACCTCATGATCGACGAGATCCGCCTCGTGATGCACGTGTGA